One Syngnathoides biaculeatus isolate LvHL_M chromosome 4, ASM1980259v1, whole genome shotgun sequence DNA window includes the following coding sequences:
- the LOC133498884 gene encoding C-C motif chemokine 19-like — MDPRLAALLLVALLCSQPGAGQRLVDCCLSTSNKCFPHRFAASYYHQEAGNGCKYEATVILTKGGRKLCSPPQHASKCVQELIAYLDKRNEVVSAKK, encoded by the exons ATGGACCCTCGCCTTGCTGCTCTGCTCCTCGTGGCGCTCCTCTGCTCTCAACCGGGAGCAG GTCAGCGGCTGGTGGACTGCTGTCTGTCGACCAGCAACAAGTGCTTCCCTCATCGATTTGCGGCTAGCTACTACCACCAGGAGGCCGGCAACGGCTGCAAATATGAAGCCACCGT tattctgACCAAGGGTGGCAGAAAACTTTGTTCCCCACCGCAGCACGCGAGCAAGTGCGTTCAAGAGCTCATTGCCTACCTGGACAAGAGGAACGAGGTAGTAAGCGCTAAAAAGTGA